The sequence AAGATCGATAGCTGGGACAATGCGGCAGCGGCCAAGCAAGCCATTCTTGATTCCATCGAAGCCTACAACAAGTAGTCGCCCGGACCAACGAATGGACTACTCTGGGTAGTCCATTCAACGCTCCAAATCGGCATTTTCCGAACAGACATGATCCGCAAAACCTGCCCCCGCCTCTTCGTACATATTGAACACAGAAGCCACACCTTCAGCTTTTAGCTCTTCTGCCTCATCGGTAAAACGTACAACCGCGGCAACTTTCCCCTGGTAATTACTTTCTCGCAACTGCCTTGCCGTAAAGAGATTGTTATGATGATTAGGCATCGCCAACATGATTAATCGAAGCCTGTCGCCGGTACGTATCTTTTCCCAAAAATCGCTGTCGCTAGCGTCCCCTAGCTTGACTCGTCTGCCAGACTGCTCATGCTTCTCAACCTTAAAGGAATTATGCTCAATGCCGACAACCACATCGCCAAATCGGGAGCGTAGCTCGTCGTAACAACCGGAGCCTACCCTACCCATACCAAATACCAGTATTTCGGGGTTGCCCAACTCCAGCGGCTGGTCTTCCGGGTGCAGAGTACGGCGCTGAAAGCGCTGCAAGAAATCACCACAGTATCGGTACATAGAAATAATATGAATATTAAGCGGTGAAGAAACCAGAAAGCTTATGGCTAATGCTAGCGCTATCACAACCAGCCAGTCGCCACTGAGCAACCCGCTCTTCCAACCTATAGCGGCCACAATCAATCCGAATTCACTGTAATTTGCCAAGGTCAAAGAGCTCAGTAAACTGGTTCGAGCCCTGAAGCCAAACAGGGAAATAATAAAGAAGTACAGCGCCACTTTGAACGGCAAAGCCAACACAATAAGAACGGCAACCAATGCCATATCGAGCGTCGGCAAACCCGTAAGACCAATATTCAGGAAAAAGGCCACCAAAAATAGCTCTTTGAGATTAAAAAGTGCCTTAGCCATTTCCTCTGCCTTAGTATGCGAGGCAATCAACATACCGGCAATTAAAGCGCCCAGATCAGGCTTGAGACCGACCAGATAGAATAGCTCCGCGCCCAGAATCAAAGCAAAAAACAGACCGCATAATACCAGAACTTCCCCATGACCAACCCGGTCGAGAATACGGAACAAGAATGGCCGCAAAAGCGGTAGCCCAAGCAGGGCAAAGGCCCACAGAGACGGCCAACCATCTTTATAGATGGTCATAAAAACAACCGCAAAGAGATCCTGCATGATGAGGATACCAATGGCAATCTGGCCATACAGTCCCCTCATCTCACCTTTATCTTCCAGCACCTTTACGGCAAACACCGTACTGGAAAAGCTTAAAGCGAAAGCAACCAGTAAAAGCGCTCCACCACCAAGGCCATTCAACAGGTCAATATTGCTGTAGGTAAGAAGCTTCAGTAAACCAAAAAACAGAATACTTGTTAGCCCCATATGAGCCGTGGCACCCAGCCAGATTTGTGGCTTGAGAAGCTGACGAATATTCAGTTTGAGACCTATGGTGAACAGCAAGAGTGTAACGCCCAGGTCTGCAAACAGAGTGAGCTGATCACTGGTTTGTTGTCCGGCAAAGTTCAGACCAAACCCGGCCACCAGAAAGCCCACCAGAGGTGGCAAACCAACCTGTTTGG comes from Aestuariirhabdus haliotis and encodes:
- a CDS encoding cation:proton antiporter family protein, with product MVDPLLILFAFGFGLLAKQVGLPPLVGFLVAGFGLNFAGQQTSDQLTLFADLGVTLLLFTIGLKLNIRQLLKPQIWLGATAHMGLTSILFFGLLKLLTYSNIDLLNGLGGGALLLVAFALSFSSTVFAVKVLEDKGEMRGLYGQIAIGILIMQDLFAVVFMTIYKDGWPSLWAFALLGLPLLRPFLFRILDRVGHGEVLVLCGLFFALILGAELFYLVGLKPDLGALIAGMLIASHTKAEEMAKALFNLKELFLVAFFLNIGLTGLPTLDMALVAVLIVLALPFKVALYFFIISLFGFRARTSLLSSLTLANYSEFGLIVAAIGWKSGLLSGDWLVVIALALAISFLVSSPLNIHIISMYRYCGDFLQRFQRRTLHPEDQPLELGNPEILVFGMGRVGSGCYDELRSRFGDVVVGIEHNSFKVEKHEQSGRRVKLGDASDSDFWEKIRTGDRLRLIMLAMPNHHNNLFTARQLRESNYQGKVAAVVRFTDEAEELKAEGVASVFNMYEEAGAGFADHVCSENADLER